The following are encoded in a window of uncultured Ilyobacter sp. genomic DNA:
- a CDS encoding tripartite tricarboxylate transporter permease codes for MMEILQNLMHGFAVAATPANLMWVTIGGTLGTIVGMLPGLGPATGVAVLLPLTFTMGPVAALITMCGIYYGAMFGGSRSSILINTPGDGAALAATFDGYPMAMNGRAEAALAMSAVASLIGGLISAVLITFVATPVSMFALKFGPAEYFLLMVAALSMTASMSKGNMVGGFVSMFVGLIIATVGLDGQSGVARFTFGVMELQQGIDFLVLIIGIYALGEVFKSFKSINEGQKKMQTKFGKIWFTKEDWNKCLMPILRSTPLGFIIGALPGAGGTMASLMAYNNEKQMSKNPDDFGKGEIVGLAAPEAANNAASVGALIPMLTLGIPGSGTTAVMMGALLMLGLQPGPMLFVQHPDIAWGLIASMFIGNIVLAVVNIPLAGLLVRVLAIPPKILYPIVLGLAFIGTYAIGNSAMDFYLLVMFGVMGLFMSKAHVPTAPMILGVIVGNTMEQSFRQSVILSNGSLKIFVGSPLAMTLIALTVGSIVFPMVKQAIRNKKLATA; via the coding sequence ATGATGGAAATATTACAGAATTTGATGCACGGATTTGCCGTAGCAGCTACGCCAGCTAACCTTATGTGGGTAACAATTGGTGGAACTTTAGGAACTATAGTTGGAATGCTTCCTGGACTTGGACCGGCAACAGGAGTTGCAGTATTATTACCACTTACTTTTACAATGGGACCTGTGGCTGCTCTTATAACAATGTGCGGGATATATTATGGTGCGATGTTTGGTGGATCGAGAAGTTCGATACTTATAAATACTCCAGGTGACGGTGCTGCACTAGCAGCTACCTTTGACGGATATCCTATGGCCATGAATGGACGTGCAGAAGCAGCTCTTGCCATGTCAGCTGTAGCCTCCCTCATAGGTGGACTTATATCTGCTGTACTTATAACTTTCGTGGCTACTCCAGTTTCTATGTTCGCATTGAAATTTGGTCCAGCAGAATATTTTCTTCTGATGGTTGCTGCTCTTTCCATGACAGCATCTATGTCTAAAGGAAATATGGTCGGTGGATTTGTATCCATGTTTGTGGGACTTATCATAGCTACTGTCGGTCTTGACGGACAGTCTGGTGTTGCCAGATTTACATTCGGAGTAATGGAGCTTCAGCAGGGAATAGACTTCCTAGTCCTTATCATAGGTATATATGCACTGGGGGAAGTGTTTAAAAGCTTTAAGTCCATCAATGAAGGACAGAAAAAGATGCAGACAAAATTTGGAAAAATATGGTTTACCAAAGAGGACTGGAATAAGTGTCTTATGCCAATACTGAGAAGTACGCCTCTAGGGTTTATCATCGGGGCTCTTCCTGGAGCAGGTGGAACAATGGCATCCCTTATGGCATATAACAACGAGAAACAGATGTCTAAAAATCCTGATGACTTCGGTAAAGGAGAGATAGTAGGACTGGCTGCACCAGAAGCTGCCAACAATGCTGCCTCAGTAGGAGCTCTAATTCCTATGCTAACACTTGGAATTCCAGGTTCTGGTACAACTGCGGTAATGATGGGAGCGCTGCTTATGCTAGGACTTCAACCGGGACCGATGCTCTTTGTTCAGCATCCTGATATCGCCTGGGGACTTATTGCCAGTATGTTTATCGGTAATATAGTTCTGGCTGTAGTAAATATACCTCTGGCAGGTTTACTTGTAAGAGTCCTTGCTATACCTCCAAAAATTCTATACCCAATAGTTCTTGGTCTTGCATTCATAGGAACTTATGCTATTGGAAACAGTGCTATGGATTTCTATCTGCTTGTTATGTTCGGTGTTATGGGATTATTTATGTCAAAAGCACACGTACCTACAGCACCTATGATTCTTGGGGTAATAGTTGGAAACACTATGGAGCAGTCATTCAGACAGTCTGTAATACTATCTAACGGTAGCTTAAAAATCTTTGTAGGGTCACCTTTAGCTATGACTTTAATCGCATTAACAGTGGGATCAATCGTTTTCCCTATGGTGAAACAAGCAATAAGAAATAAAAAGTTAGCTACTGCGTAA
- a CDS encoding tripartite tricarboxylate transporter TctB family protein — MNIRVKTTMAFTVFGFLYTIGALMMPKAAVGNPIAPKIFPLILGIGLTILGSIYTAKEYKQWKEDQASGVKKEISLEKQAIEKSTNKLITLTAVSGIVYAAIFEHAGYVISTSLFIGAIMFAINGKKKWKVNLAVAIIFSVAVYFVFSNLLAIPLPKIPGLEI; from the coding sequence GTGAATATCAGAGTTAAAACAACGATGGCTTTCACAGTGTTTGGTTTTTTATACACAATAGGTGCCCTTATGATGCCTAAGGCTGCAGTTGGAAACCCGATTGCTCCTAAAATTTTTCCTCTTATACTTGGGATAGGGCTGACCATACTGGGATCCATATATACAGCAAAGGAGTATAAGCAGTGGAAAGAGGATCAGGCTTCTGGAGTGAAAAAAGAGATCAGCCTTGAAAAACAGGCCATAGAGAAAAGTACGAATAAACTTATAACTCTTACGGCAGTTTCTGGAATAGTTTATGCGGCGATATTTGAGCATGCTGGTTATGTAATATCCACATCACTGTTTATAGGGGCGATCATGTTTGCCATAAACGGTAAGAAGAAGTGGAAGGTAAATCTGGCAGTGGCGATAATTTTTAGTGTTGCGGTTTATTTTGTTTTCTCAAACCTTCTGGCCATACCGCTTCCTAAAATACCTGGTTTGGAAATATAA
- a CDS encoding tripartite tricarboxylate transporter substrate binding protein, giving the protein MKRRFKNLSKLFITALSISALVLTGCGKKDAGTTYPSKPMTFIAPGGAGGGWDGTIRTVAKVLKDTKLVDVPMPVTNKPGGGGGVALAYLQELKGDAQTITVYSPPLILINLNGSSKLSYKDVTPIARLITDYGAFVVKKGSKYKTIADVMDALKKDPKSVKIGGGSSAGSMDHIQFLMIAKAAGVKNLKEIDYLSFQEGGANAQLLGGHIDLLTTGLGDVAALLESGQLVGLAQTADERVGEGVLAEIPTCKESGIDAAFYNWRGLFGAPDMPEEALKYWEDTLAKMVETPEWDEAVKRNGWTKSFANSADFSAFLDKTNEEYKEIMAEIGLLK; this is encoded by the coding sequence ATGAAAAGACGATTTAAGAATTTATCAAAACTATTCATCACAGCTTTATCTATCTCGGCGCTTGTTTTAACAGGCTGCGGTAAAAAAGATGCGGGAACGACTTATCCTAGCAAGCCTATGACTTTCATCGCACCAGGTGGAGCAGGTGGAGGATGGGATGGTACTATCCGTACAGTTGCAAAAGTACTTAAGGATACAAAACTGGTTGATGTTCCTATGCCTGTAACAAATAAACCTGGAGGAGGGGGAGGAGTTGCCCTTGCTTACCTACAAGAATTAAAAGGTGATGCACAAACTATTACCGTTTATTCACCGCCTTTAATACTTATCAACTTAAACGGGTCTTCTAAGCTTAGCTATAAAGATGTAACTCCTATAGCTAGACTTATCACAGACTATGGAGCTTTTGTTGTAAAAAAAGGTTCTAAATACAAGACTATAGCCGATGTTATGGATGCCCTTAAGAAAGATCCTAAAAGTGTTAAAATAGGTGGAGGATCATCTGCAGGAAGTATGGACCATATCCAATTTCTTATGATCGCTAAAGCAGCTGGAGTAAAGAACTTAAAAGAGATAGATTATCTTAGTTTCCAAGAGGGTGGGGCGAATGCTCAACTCCTAGGAGGACATATAGATCTTCTTACTACAGGTCTTGGAGACGTAGCTGCACTACTTGAAAGCGGACAGTTAGTAGGACTTGCTCAGACTGCTGACGAAAGAGTAGGAGAGGGAGTTTTAGCAGAGATACCTACTTGTAAAGAATCTGGAATCGACGCAGCATTCTACAACTGGAGAGGACTTTTCGGAGCTCCTGATATGCCAGAAGAAGCTTTAAAGTACTGGGAAGATACTCTTGCAAAAATGGTTGAAACTCCTGAGTGGGATGAAGCTGTAAAGAGAAACGGATGGACTAAATCGTTTGCTAACTCTGCTGACTTTTCAGCTTTCCTAGATAAAACAAACGAAGAATACAAAGAGATAATGGCCGAAATAGGACTACTTAAATAA
- a CDS encoding GntR family transcriptional regulator, with protein sequence MIKPRTNTSDNIYDTIKEELLSGELSFGDRIVEIDYSKKLNVSRTPLREAIKKLEIEGIVERLANGRVKIIDITPERIKEIFKIRIALENILLESIAQNPEVISLLEENLILTEHYIKLKRWNETKKLFLEFNQIFYQKSDLEFTIKILKQYDFILSKLRLSSLSNKERIISACEEHTLIVKYLKSSQLELAKAVNTTHLLSAETSLLSSIDFD encoded by the coding sequence ATGATAAAACCAAGAACAAACACCAGTGATAATATATATGATACTATTAAGGAAGAGCTGTTATCCGGAGAGCTGTCTTTCGGGGATAGAATAGTAGAGATAGATTATTCTAAAAAATTAAATGTAAGCAGAACGCCTTTACGAGAAGCAATAAAAAAATTAGAAATAGAAGGTATTGTGGAAAGGCTGGCAAACGGAAGAGTCAAAATAATAGATATCACCCCTGAAAGGATCAAAGAGATTTTCAAGATAAGGATTGCCTTAGAAAACATTCTTCTAGAGTCTATCGCACAAAATCCAGAAGTTATCTCTTTATTAGAGGAAAATCTAATTCTCACAGAGCACTATATAAAACTAAAAAGGTGGAATGAAACTAAAAAACTTTTTTTAGAGTTCAACCAAATATTCTATCAGAAATCTGATCTGGAATTTACTATAAAAATTCTAAAACAGTATGATTTCATATTATCAAAACTAAGACTAAGTTCACTGAGTAATAAAGAAAGAATAATCTCAGCCTGTGAAGAGCACACACTTATAGTAAAATATCTAAAAAGCAGTCAGCTAGAACTTGCCAAAGCTGTAAACACAACTCATCTTCTATCTGCTGAAACTTCTCTTCTCAGCTCTATTGATTTTGATTAA